From a single Equus asinus isolate D_3611 breed Donkey chromosome 2, EquAss-T2T_v2, whole genome shotgun sequence genomic region:
- the PNLIP gene encoding pancreatic triacylglycerol lipase, which produces MLRIWTLSLLLGAVVGNEVCYERLGCFSDDSPWAGIVERPLKILPWSPEKVNTRFLLYTNENPDNFQEIVADPSTIESSNFNTGRKTRFIIHGFIDKGEESWLSTMCQNMFKVESVNCICVDWKSGSRTAYSQASQNVRIVGAEVAYLVGVLQSSFDYSPSNVHIIGHSLGSHAAGEAGRRTNGAVGRITGLDPAEPCFQGTPELVRLDPSDAQFVDVIHTDIAPFIPNLGFGMSQTAGHLDFFPNGGKEMPGCQKNVLSQIVDIDGIWQGTRDFAACNHLRSYKYYTDSILNPDGFAGFSCASYSDFTANKCFPCSSEGCPQMGHYADRFPGRTKGVGQLFYLNTGDASNFARWRYRVDVTLSGKKVTGHVLVSLFGNKGNSRQYEIFQGTLKPDNTYSNEFDSDVEVGDLEKVKFIWYNNVINLTLPKVGASKITVERNDGSVFNFCSEETVREDVLLTLTAC; this is translated from the exons aTGCTGCGAATCTGGACACTTTCGCTGCTGCTGGGAGCAGTAGtag GAAACGAAGTTTGCTATGAGAGACTCGGCTGCTTCAGTGACGATTCGCCGTGGGCCGGGATTGTGGAAAGACCTCTCAAAATATTGCCCTGGTCTCCAGAAAAGGTCAACACCCGCTTCCTCCTGTACACTAACGAGAACCCAGACAACTTTCAA GAAATCGTTGCAGATCCTTCAACTATCGAGAGCTCCAATTTCAACACAGGTAGAAAAACCCGCTTTATTATTCATGGTTTCATAGACAAGGGAGAAGAAAGCTGGCTgtccactatgtgccag AACATGTTTAAGGTGGAAAGTGTGAACTGTATCTGTGTGGACTGGAAAAGTGGCTCCCGCACCGCATACTCACAGGCTTCACAGAACGTCCGGATTGTGGGGGCAGAAGTGGCATATCTTGTTGGAGTTCTTCAG TCATCATTCGACTACTCTCCTTCCAACGTCCACATCATTGGCCATAGCCTGGGTTCTCACGCTGCTGGGGAGGCTGGAAGGAGGACCAATGGGGCCGTTGGACGGATCACAG GGTTGGATCCAGCTGAACCTTGCTTTCAGGGCACACCCGAATTAGTCCGATTGGACCCCAGCGATGCCCAATTTGTGGATGTAATTCACACAGACATTGCCCCCTTCATCCCCAACTTGG ggTTTGGAATGAGCCAAACTGCAGGCCACCTGGATTTCTTTccaaatggaggaaaagaaatgcCCGGATGTCAAAAGAACGTTCTCTCTCAGATTGTTGACATAGACGGGATCTGGCAAG GAACTCGTGACTTTGCGGCCTGTAATCACTTAAGAAGCTACAAGTATTACACTGATAGCATCCTCAACCCTGATGGCTTTGCTGGATTCTCTTGTGCCTCTTACAGTGATTTCACTGCA AACAAGTGCTTCCCCTGTTCAAGTGAAGGCTGCCCACAGATGGGTCATTATGCTGATAGATTTCCTGGGAGAACAAAAGGAGTGGGCCAGCTATTTTATCTAAACACCGGTGATGCCAGCAATTTTGCCC GTTGGAGGTATAGGGTAGATGTCACACTGTCTGGAAAGAAGGTTACAGGACACGTGCTAGTTTCTTTGTTTGGAAATAAAGGGAACTCTAGGCAGTATGAAATTTTCCA GGGCACTCTCAAACCAGACAATACTTATTCCAATGAATTTGACTCAGATGTGGAAGTTGGAGATTTGGAGAAGGTTAAATTTATTTGGTACAACAATGTGATCAACCTAACTCTACCCAAAGTAGGAGCATCCAAGATCACAGTGGAAAGAAACGATGGAAGTGT GTTCAACTTCTGTAGTGAAGAAACCGTGAGGGAAGATGTTCTGCTCACTCTCACTGCGTGTTAG